In Aquabacterium sp. OR-4, the following proteins share a genomic window:
- a CDS encoding HpcH/HpaI aldolase/citrate lyase family protein, giving the protein MHPRSYLFVPADRPERFDKALAAGAEAVIIDLEDAVAPAAKAAARAALATWLDARPASLPAAAAAVPAIVLRCNAAATPWFEADLALAAHPAVQALMLPKAETPAAVARVVAAGGRGRALPVIALIESAAGLAAVNSLAATPGVCRLAFGSLDLQVDLGLREATEDELLPWRLALVLASRLAGIAAPIDGVSTALDDAERLAGDVARARRLGFGAKLCIHPRQVAAVRAGLRPAAAELAWAQRVLAAAAAAGGGAVAVDGRMVDKPVLLRAEAIVREAADGVCSPPQQPALGAGDNTRRQAP; this is encoded by the coding sequence ATGCACCCGCGCAGCTACCTGTTCGTGCCGGCCGACCGGCCCGAGCGTTTTGACAAGGCCCTGGCCGCCGGCGCCGAGGCGGTGATCATCGACCTGGAAGACGCCGTGGCGCCCGCGGCCAAGGCGGCGGCGCGCGCGGCGCTGGCCACCTGGCTGGATGCCCGGCCGGCCAGCCTGCCGGCCGCGGCCGCGGCGGTGCCCGCCATCGTGCTGCGCTGCAATGCCGCCGCCACGCCCTGGTTCGAGGCCGATCTGGCGCTGGCCGCGCATCCGGCGGTGCAGGCCCTGATGCTGCCCAAGGCCGAAACGCCCGCGGCCGTGGCCCGGGTGGTGGCGGCCGGCGGCCGTGGCCGCGCGCTGCCGGTGATTGCACTGATCGAAAGCGCGGCCGGCCTGGCCGCGGTGAACAGCCTGGCCGCCACGCCGGGCGTGTGCCGCCTGGCCTTTGGCAGCCTCGATCTGCAGGTGGATCTGGGCCTGCGTGAGGCCACCGAGGACGAGCTGCTGCCCTGGCGGCTGGCGCTGGTGCTGGCCTCGCGCCTGGCCGGCATCGCCGCACCGATCGACGGCGTGAGCACCGCGCTCGACGATGCCGAACGCCTGGCCGGCGATGTGGCGCGCGCGCGCCGCCTGGGTTTCGGCGCCAAGCTGTGCATCCACCCGCGCCAGGTGGCCGCGGTGCGTGCCGGGCTGCGGCCGGCGGCCGCCGAGCTGGCCTGGGCGCAGCGGGTGCTGGCGGCAGCAGCCGCGGCCGGCGGCGGCGCGGTGGCCGTGGACGGCCGCATGGTCGACAAGCCGGTGCTGCTGCGTGCCGAGGCCATCGTGCGCGAGGCGGCCGATGGAGTGTGCAGCCCCCCGCAACAGCCGGCGTTGGGAGCCGGCGACAACACCAGGAGACAAGCACCATGA
- a CDS encoding tripartite tricarboxylate transporter substrate-binding protein, which yields MIKPPVTPQDTRQVTRQVTRQMGRQAPPQAMPLTPAASPPLALRAAAPRRRLRSALALVLGAAALAVAGLPQPVRAQAAPAQATAYPSRSITLLVPFAAGGPTDVVARALGAVMARSLGQSVLIENKTGAGGTLASGHLAKAAPDGYTFLIHHNGMATAPGLYRKLAFNPLTDFEYVGQVVDVPMTLLARKDLPPRTAPELVAYIKAQGNKLSLAHAGLGAVSQLCGMLLQKMVDTELNSIPFQGTAPAMNALLGGQVDILCDQTTQTLQHIKAGNVKLYGVTTRERIRALPDTPTLDEAGLKGFEVKVWHGVYAPKGTPPALIERFGTALRAALKDPAIVQRMGELGAEIVPEAKQTPEGLRSWLKPEIDKWGALIRSAGQYAD from the coding sequence ATGATCAAGCCGCCAGTCACCCCGCAAGACACACGGCAAGTCACACGGCAAGTCACACGGCAGATGGGCCGGCAGGCCCCGCCGCAGGCCATGCCCTTGACGCCAGCCGCCAGCCCGCCGCTGGCCCTGCGCGCCGCCGCGCCGCGCCGGCGCCTACGCAGCGCGCTGGCCCTGGTGCTGGGTGCCGCGGCGCTGGCCGTGGCCGGCCTGCCGCAGCCGGTGCGTGCGCAAGCCGCCCCGGCGCAGGCGACGGCCTACCCCAGCCGCAGCATCACGCTGCTGGTGCCCTTTGCCGCTGGCGGGCCCACCGATGTGGTGGCGCGCGCACTCGGCGCGGTGATGGCCAGGAGCCTGGGCCAGAGCGTGCTGATCGAGAACAAGACCGGTGCCGGCGGCACGCTGGCCTCGGGCCATCTGGCCAAGGCCGCGCCCGACGGCTACACCTTCCTGATCCACCACAACGGCATGGCCACCGCGCCGGGCCTGTACCGCAAGCTGGCCTTCAACCCGCTGACCGATTTCGAGTACGTGGGCCAGGTGGTGGATGTGCCCATGACCCTGCTGGCCCGCAAGGACCTGCCGCCGCGCACGGCGCCCGAGCTGGTGGCCTACATCAAGGCCCAGGGCAACAAGCTCTCGCTGGCCCATGCCGGGCTGGGGGCGGTAAGCCAGCTGTGCGGCATGCTGCTGCAGAAGATGGTGGACACCGAGCTCAACAGCATCCCGTTCCAGGGCACGGCGCCGGCCATGAACGCGCTGCTGGGCGGCCAGGTCGACATCCTGTGCGACCAGACCACGCAGACCCTGCAGCACATCAAGGCCGGCAACGTGAAGCTCTACGGCGTGACCACCCGCGAGCGCATCCGCGCGCTGCCCGACACGCCCACGCTGGACGAGGCCGGGCTCAAGGGTTTCGAGGTCAAGGTGTGGCATGGCGTGTACGCGCCCAAGGGCACACCGCCGGCGCTGATCGAGCGCTTTGGCACCGCGCTGCGTGCCGCGCTGAAAGACCCGGCCATCGTGCAGCGCATGGGCGAGCTGGGCGCCGAGATCGTGCCCGAGGCCAAGCAGACGCCCGAGGGCCTGCGCAGCTGGCTCAAGCCCGAGATCGACAAGTGGGGCGCGCTGATCCGCTCGGCGGGACAGTACGCCGATTGA
- the bfr gene encoding bacterioferritin — MQGQPAILDALNSLLVYELAARDQYFIHSRMLREWGLEKAADRISHEMDDETEHASALIKRILMLEGTPRMTPAALTVGHDLPSIFANDLAVELSVVQHLREVIALCETERDFVTREVLLPMLVDTEQDHAHWLEQQLRLIQMTGLQNYLQSQLA, encoded by the coding sequence ATGCAAGGCCAACCCGCCATCCTCGACGCCCTGAACTCGCTGCTGGTCTATGAACTGGCCGCGCGTGACCAGTACTTCATCCACTCGCGCATGCTGCGCGAATGGGGCCTGGAGAAGGCCGCCGACCGCATCAGCCACGAGATGGACGACGAGACCGAGCACGCCAGCGCGCTGATCAAGCGCATCCTGATGCTCGAGGGCACGCCGCGGATGACGCCGGCCGCGCTGACCGTGGGCCACGACCTGCCGTCGATCTTTGCCAACGACCTGGCGGTCGAGCTGTCGGTGGTGCAGCACCTGCGCGAGGTGATCGCGCTGTGCGAGACCGAGCGCGACTTCGTCACCCGCGAGGTGCTGCTGCCGATGCTGGTGGACACCGAGCAGGACCACGCCCACTGGCTGGAGCAGCAGCTGCGCCTGATCCAGATGACCGGCCTGCAGAACTACCTGCAAAGCCAGCTGGCCTGA
- a CDS encoding 2Fe-2S iron-sulfur cluster-binding protein: MANVTFSSPLMPRDVTVYAVAGERGTLLALAKAHHIPIPFDCQDGECGSCLVQVRHYRAGVRYGVALTEKEKEVLKQLGKITKQEIMDAEVNDMPPRHRLACQCFVRDEDIAVEFEGDVTLPMKGPALSIAAAIYKGGVGIRTLDQFLSYAVKVEEDAAIHFEQLAQAMGEAGNADVAALFAQLAGYSRLHLDEAKAKCTRYQAVLELPASSAWPDNTTPEKTTLWEGDPALRRLDALKAALQGERRGYEFYYAIAHTTKDEQIRAVAKEFVKEEAEHVEKLKQWIAQEEATVRRAAVPVA, translated from the coding sequence ATGGCCAATGTCACTTTCTCTTCACCCCTGATGCCGCGCGACGTCACCGTCTACGCCGTGGCCGGCGAGCGCGGCACGCTGCTGGCGCTGGCCAAGGCGCACCACATCCCGATCCCCTTCGACTGCCAGGACGGCGAGTGCGGTTCCTGCCTGGTGCAGGTCAGGCACTACCGTGCCGGCGTGCGCTACGGCGTGGCGCTGACCGAGAAGGAAAAGGAGGTGCTCAAGCAGCTGGGCAAGATCACCAAGCAGGAGATCATGGACGCCGAGGTCAACGACATGCCGCCGCGCCACCGCCTGGCCTGCCAGTGCTTTGTGCGCGACGAGGACATCGCGGTCGAGTTCGAAGGCGATGTCACGCTGCCGATGAAGGGCCCGGCGCTGTCGATTGCCGCGGCCATCTACAAGGGCGGCGTGGGCATCCGCACGCTCGACCAGTTCCTGAGCTACGCCGTGAAGGTGGAAGAAGACGCCGCGATCCACTTCGAGCAGCTGGCCCAGGCCATGGGCGAGGCCGGCAATGCCGACGTGGCGGCGCTGTTTGCGCAGCTGGCCGGCTATTCACGCCTGCACCTGGACGAAGCCAAGGCCAAGTGCACGCGCTACCAGGCCGTGCTCGAGCTGCCCGCCAGCTCGGCCTGGCCCGACAACACCACGCCCGAGAAGACCACGCTGTGGGAAGGCGACCCCGCGCTGCGCCGGCTGGACGCCCTGAAGGCCGCGCTGCAGGGCGAGCGCCGCGGCTACGAGTTCTATTACGCCATCGCCCACACCACCAAGGACGAGCAGATCCGGGCCGTGGCCAAGGAGTTCGTCAAGGAGGAAGCCGAGCACGTCGAGAAGCTCAAGCAGTGGATCGCGCAGGAGGAAGCCACCGTGCGCCGCGCCGCCGTGCCGGTGGCCTGA
- a CDS encoding ferritin-like domain-containing protein encodes MDTVETFLAHTIRLEQEAARRFEQLADAMQTSGNREAGQLFDRLAHFSRLHLAEARARAGFREVPELRADDYQWPDIESPETAAIWAADPLLGCGEALEVALAAESAGLAYYQQILETATDSEIRRFAQAFVAEETQHVTELQRWLGLHRAGQPLPLQGGAA; translated from the coding sequence ATGGACACCGTCGAGACCTTTCTGGCCCACACCATCCGCCTCGAGCAGGAGGCGGCGCGCCGCTTCGAGCAGCTGGCCGATGCCATGCAGACCAGCGGCAACCGCGAGGCCGGCCAGCTGTTTGACCGGCTGGCGCACTTCTCGCGCCTGCACCTGGCCGAGGCCCGCGCCCGCGCCGGCTTTCGCGAGGTGCCCGAGCTGCGCGCCGACGACTACCAGTGGCCCGACATCGAGAGCCCCGAGACCGCAGCGATCTGGGCCGCCGATCCGCTGCTGGGCTGCGGCGAGGCGCTGGAGGTGGCGCTGGCCGCCGAATCGGCCGGCCTGGCCTACTACCAGCAGATCCTCGAGACCGCCACCGACTCCGAGATCCGCCGCTTTGCGCAGGCGTTCGTGGCCGAGGAAACCCAGCATGTGACCGAGCTGCAGCGCTGGCTGGGCCTGCACCGCGCCGGCCAGCCGCTGCCGCTGCAGGGCGGCGCCGCGTGA
- a CDS encoding ChaN family lipoprotein — MRPHAPRPGPRPLHAQALAAAWAVAGAATLGLAGCALNPVPGPGPGQSANANASTHPTRPDDGASGIDLATGERLTRSALLARLAQADIVLLGELHDNVAHHAQRGAWLAQLAAQPGLRPVVVAEHLMRGLPVAATAATTTPAPATATAPAPAPAPAPAPAQATLATLEAGGFDPKGWAWPRHQPLFEPLLAAGLPLRGGNLPRDEVRRIAREGEAAWPADLAGPLRQAPLAAAAQDTLDRSLLDSHCGMLPAARVPAMRAAQRARDAAMAQALLQAHAQGARPAVLLAGNGHVRQDYGVPQLLAVWAPRLRVLSVAMLEAPPATQQAATTHLAWVSAATPGRGDPCAGMQAAGMPSAPSATSLPAAPPAPASTAPASAAAGSRP, encoded by the coding sequence ATGAGGCCGCACGCCCCCCGCCCGGGCCCGCGGCCGCTGCACGCCCAGGCCCTGGCTGCGGCCTGGGCGGTGGCGGGCGCCGCCACGCTGGGCCTGGCCGGCTGTGCGCTGAACCCGGTGCCCGGCCCCGGCCCCGGCCAAAGCGCCAATGCCAATGCCAGCACCCACCCCACGCGCCCGGATGACGGCGCCAGCGGCATCGACCTGGCCACCGGCGAGCGCCTGACGCGCAGCGCGCTGCTGGCCCGCCTGGCCCAGGCCGACATCGTGCTGCTGGGCGAGCTGCACGACAACGTCGCCCACCACGCCCAGCGCGGCGCCTGGCTGGCCCAGCTGGCGGCGCAACCCGGCCTGCGGCCGGTGGTGGTGGCCGAGCACCTGATGCGCGGCCTGCCGGTGGCCGCCACGGCTGCCACGACCACCCCCGCACCGGCCACCGCAACCGCCCCGGCCCCGGCCCCGGCCCCGGCTCCAGCCCCTGCGCAGGCCACGCTGGCCACGCTGGAGGCCGGCGGCTTCGACCCCAAGGGCTGGGCCTGGCCACGCCACCAGCCGCTGTTCGAGCCGCTGCTGGCGGCCGGCCTGCCGCTGCGCGGCGGCAACCTGCCACGCGACGAGGTGCGGCGCATTGCCCGCGAAGGCGAAGCGGCCTGGCCGGCCGATCTGGCCGGGCCGCTGCGCCAGGCCCCGCTGGCCGCCGCGGCCCAGGACACGCTCGACCGCAGCCTGCTCGACAGCCACTGCGGCATGCTGCCGGCCGCGCGGGTGCCGGCCATGCGCGCGGCGCAGCGCGCACGCGACGCCGCCATGGCCCAGGCCCTGCTGCAGGCCCATGCCCAGGGTGCACGCCCGGCCGTGCTGCTGGCCGGCAACGGCCATGTGCGCCAGGATTACGGCGTGCCGCAGCTGCTGGCCGTGTGGGCACCCCGGCTGCGTGTGCTGAGCGTGGCCATGCTGGAGGCGCCGCCCGCCACGCAGCAGGCCGCCACCACCCATCTGGCCTGGGTGAGCGCCGCCACGCCCGGGCGCGGCGACCCCTGCGCGGGCATGCAGGCGGCCGGCATGCCATCCGCGCCCTCGGCGACATCCCTGCCCGCGGCGCCCCCGGCGCCAGCCAGCACGGCGCCGGCCTCCGCGGCCGCGGGGAGCCGGCCATGA
- a CDS encoding DUF2149 domain-containing protein: MALKLLHEAENDDPILSVVNLIDIFLVIIAALLITVAQNPLLSQIGRRDVTVITDAGKPGMEIVVKKGEKVEHYKASGQIGSGDGDKAGVAYRMKDGSIVYVPEVAP, translated from the coding sequence ATGGCGCTCAAGCTGCTGCACGAAGCCGAGAACGACGACCCCATCCTGTCGGTGGTCAACCTGATCGACATCTTCCTGGTCATCATTGCCGCCTTGCTGATCACCGTGGCGCAGAACCCGCTGCTCAGCCAGATCGGCCGGCGCGACGTGACCGTGATCACCGACGCCGGAAAACCCGGCATGGAGATCGTGGTGAAGAAGGGCGAGAAGGTCGAGCACTACAAGGCCAGCGGCCAGATCGGCAGCGGCGACGGCGACAAGGCCGGCGTGGCCTACCGCATGAAGGACGGCAGCATCGTCTACGTGCCCGAGGTGGCGCCATGA
- a CDS encoding MotA/TolQ/ExbB proton channel family protein, with protein sequence MSQTLELTMYTVAQLFLLPTLLLISLLFLYAFWVLGAFAMDAWRRRDSAHGGGRPLAALHRAAGPMGLDEDALDLAAHKLMEGPRIASRITPLLGLVATMIPMGPALEGLSKGNLAQVSQNLGVAFSAVILALIAAAITFWVANVRRRWLAEEMLEILGRRRAMASSTGSTGGVA encoded by the coding sequence ATGAGCCAGACCCTCGAACTCACCATGTACACCGTGGCGCAGCTGTTCCTGCTGCCCACCCTGCTGCTGATCAGCCTGCTGTTTCTCTACGCCTTCTGGGTGCTGGGCGCCTTTGCGATGGACGCCTGGCGCCGCCGCGACAGCGCCCACGGCGGCGGCCGGCCGCTGGCCGCGCTGCACCGCGCCGCCGGCCCGATGGGCCTGGACGAAGACGCACTGGACCTCGCCGCGCACAAGCTGATGGAAGGCCCGCGCATCGCCAGCCGCATCACGCCGCTGCTGGGCCTGGTGGCCACCATGATCCCGATGGGCCCGGCACTCGAGGGCCTGTCCAAGGGCAACCTGGCCCAGGTGTCGCAGAACCTGGGCGTGGCCTTCTCGGCGGTGATCCTGGCGCTCATCGCCGCGGCCATCACCTTCTGGGTGGCCAACGTGCGCCGGCGCTGGCTGGCCGAGGAGATGCTGGAGATCCTGGGCCGCCGCCGCGCCATGGCCAGCAGCACCGGCAGCACCGGCGGAGTGGCGTGA